A portion of the Thermodesulfobacteriota bacterium genome contains these proteins:
- a CDS encoding flagellar basal body rod C-terminal domain-containing protein — translation MLPAIHSGLSGVRAFERKVDLAARNVANAATPGYEKLRAAHAEGAGGGVTSHLERVSTPGLLVPDLAAEGAPPVELSNVDLAEETVEMLLGQRGFQANLQTLRTADQMLGTLLDVKR, via the coding sequence ATGCTGCCGGCCATCCACAGCGGCCTGTCGGGAGTCAGGGCCTTCGAGCGAAAGGTCGATCTGGCCGCTCGAAACGTCGCCAACGCGGCTACCCCGGGGTACGAAAAGCTCCGGGCGGCCCACGCGGAGGGCGCGGGCGGCGGCGTGACCTCGCACCTGGAGCGCGTCTCCACCCCCGGCCTTCTCGTCCCCGACCTCGCGGCCGAAGGCGCGCCGCCCGTGGAGCTCTCCAACGTGGACCTCGCCGAGGAGACGGTCGAGATGCTCCTGGGCCAGCGCGGCTTCCAGGCGAACCTCCAGACCCTGCGCACCGCCGACCAGATGCTCGGAACCCTGCTGGACGTGAAGCGCTGA